In the Telopea speciosissima isolate NSW1024214 ecotype Mountain lineage chromosome 2, Tspe_v1, whole genome shotgun sequence genome, one interval contains:
- the LOC122652924 gene encoding histone acetyltransferase TAP1: MLTHAVVAPPSLCPGHSQLSNQLLFPYNPNYGLMRARRKQKVSPLKAGFWDSIRSGFLKNNATQVIEPPSTLPEEEEPLPQEIVLLERTEPDGTLEQVIFSSGGDVDVYDLQALCDKVGWPRRPLSKVAAALKNSYMVATLHSIKKSPEREGNDQKELIGMARATSDHAFNATIWDVLVDPRYQGQGLGKALVEQLIRALLQRDIGNITLFADSQVVDFYRNLGFETDPEGIKGMFWYPR; this comes from the exons ATGCTAACTCACGCAGTGGTAGCACCTCCTTCCCT atgCCCTGGTCATTCTCAGCTATCTAATCAATTGCTATTTCCTTATAATCCTAATTATGGGCTCATGAGAG caagaagaaaacaaaaggttTCTCCATTAAAGGCTGGCTTTTGGGATTCTATCAGATCTGG atttttgaaaaataatgcaACACAAGTTATTGAACCACCATCAACActccctgaagaagaagaacctttGCCTCAGGAGATTGTTCTACTTGAAAGGACTGAACCAGATGGGACACTTGAACAAGTAATCTTTTCTTcaggtggagatgttgatgTTTATGATCTCCAAGCCTTATGTGACAAG GTTGGCTGGCCTCGGAGACCATTATCAAAAGTAGCTGCTGCTTTGAAAAATAGCTACATGGTTGCCACTTTGCATTCCATCAAAAAATCACCAGAGAGAG AGGGGAATGATCAGAAGGAGCTAATTGGTATGGCTCGTGCTACATCAGATCATGCTTTCAATGCTACCATATGGGATGTCCTTGTTGATCCTCGCTATCAG GGCCAGGGTCTTGGAAAGGCCCTTGTTGAGCAGCTAATAAGAGCTCTACTGCAGAGGGATATTGGGAATATTACTTTGTTTGCAGACAGTCAAG TTGTTGATTTCTATAGGaacctagggtttgaaactgaccCAGAAGGCATTAAGGGCATGTTCTGGTATCCGAGATAA